The genomic DNA CCCATTGGTTGGTGGTCTGTGCCACATCACAGTTTGTTGCCTTGGCGCCTGAACAACTAAGCCAAGCGACGAGCGGTCAGGTTGTTATCGGTTATCAGAATTTTTTTGAAAATCTAAGCCCCACCAAAGAAGTGcggcttcccctcccccaccttcccactGATTCAAACCTACCACAGGGCAAAGGCGCAGCAAACCAACCCTGAACTAAACTCTCTTGTTGCCTCCTGGTACTAGTTGGCTTGCCTGCGAAGGAACAAAGGACGTCgcatatttttttttctgcccGTTCTTTCGTTTTGGATTTTTGATCCATCAAACCCATCTATCTTCCAGCATCCACAGCACAACATGGCTCCCTCGTCGTCCAAGGAAAAGCGTCTGGCGAAGCGTGCCGCTGAgggcaaggagaagaagactgtTGCCTCGCGCTCCAAGGCCAACTCAAAGACTGCCAGCGCTGCCGCTTCCGTCAACGGCGATGAGCCTGAACTCGACGCCCATGGCAACCCCATCGTGTCGGACGAGCCAGCCACCTCGGCCGACAAGATGGATGAAGTAAAGCGCCTTGCCGACCAGATGGACAAGCATGGACTTTCCGACCGTGTCACCACCGGTGTTCTGGCCTCTACCGCCGCCAGCAAGGACGTCAAGATCACCAGTACCAGTTTGGTGTTCCATGGCCGTGTGCTCATTCAAGATGGCACTCTGGAATTGACCATGGGCCGCCGGTACGGTCTGTTGGGTGAGAACGGTTGCGGCAAAAGTACCCTCCTCAAGGCTATCGCTGCCCGCGAGTATCCCATTCCAGAACACGTTGATATCTACCTTCTGAACGAGGGCGCTCCCCCATCAGAGCTGGGTGCTTTGGAGTGGGTcgtcaaggaggccgagaacgAGATGGACCGTCTCGATAAgttggccgagaagctcCTCGAAGAGGAGGGCCCCGAGTCTCCTGTCCTGATGGATCTTTATGAGGTACgaacacctccctcaccgcgCTCTCGGCTATACATAAGCTAACCTCATTGATAGCACATGGACAAGATGGATCCCTCCACCTTCGCTACCCGCGCTGCCCTCATTCTTACCGGTCTGGGCTTCAACAAGGTCACCATCCacaagaagaccaaggacATGTCcggtgggtggaggatgcgTGTCGCCCTTGGCAAGGCTCTTTTCGTGAGAccttcccttctccttctcgacgACCCCACGGCCCATTTGGATCTTGAGGCCTGCGTGTGGCTGGAGGAATACCTCAAGAAGTGGGACCGCACTCTTGTCTTGGTTTCCCACTCCATGGATTTCCTCAACGGTGTGTGCACAAACATGATCGAcatgagggagaagaagctgctcTACTATGGCGGTAACTACGACTCGTACATCAAGACCCGCTCCGAACAGGAGACCAACCAGGCGAAGGCGTACCAGAAGCAGCAAGACGAAATCGCACACATCAAGAAGTTCATTGCCAGTGCTGGTACCTACGCCAACTTGGTCAGACAAGCAAAGTCTCGTCAAAAGATCTTGGACAAGATGGAGGCCGATGGTTTCATCCAGCCCGTCCACCAGGACAGAGTCTTCACCTTCCGTTTCGCCGATGTCGAGAAGCTGCCTCCCCCAGTTCTGTCTTTCGACGATGTCAGCTTCTCCTACTCGGGAGATGCCAAGGATGATTTGTACAAGCACATCGACCTCGGTTTCGACATGGACTCCCGTACTGCCTTGGTCGGGCCCAACGGTGTTGGCAAGTCTACTCTTCTCCGGCTGATGACTGGCAAGCTTTCTCCTAGAGAAGGTGTGGTGTCGCGTCACACTCACTTGAAGCTGGGTCTGTACTCGCAGCACTCGGCGGAGCAGCTTGATCTCACAAAGTCTGCTTTGGACTTTGTGCGTGACAAGTACTCGGATAGATCCCAGGACTACCAGTACTGGAGACAGCAGCTGGGCAAGTATGGTCTTTCGGGCGAGTCTCAGACTTCTCTGATCGGTACCCTGTCTGACGGACAACGGTCCCGTATCGTGTTCGCTCTGTTGGCCATTGAAAGCCCCAacatgttgttgctggacGAGCCTACCAACGGTCTTGATATTCCCACTATTGACAGTTTGGCGGATGCCATCAACGCTTACAGCGGAGGTGTCATTGTCGTCAGTCACGATTTCAGGTACGTCGAAGCTCTGATGGCTAAATTTGTAGGATTTGATTGCTGACATGTCTCCAGACTACTCGACAAGATTGCCAAGCAGATTCTCGTGTGCGAGAACAAGACCATTAAGCAATGGGATGGTTCGATCGGCGACTACAAGAACTATCTTCGCAAGAAGATGGTGGCTTCGGGCGCTGTCTGAGTTGGCTagattttgtttttgcctCTTTTTACATGAGAATGACATGGGCGAGGTTGCGCTGCAGCTGAGACGGCCTCAGGTAAGCCTCTTCTCACACCAATCACGCGGCTGCCAGAGGGGAATTCTGGAGTATATGGGATGGGAGTTGACCGGGAAAGTGTCAACTCTCCTGCAAGCATAAacggtggtggctgggttgggttggtttgaTGACAGCGATGAGGTTTCTTTCTGGGCCGGATAGACTTTTGTTTTCACGTTTCGCGATTCTCCAGCCGTTCATTAGATGCATTCGCGCTCAGATAGCGAGTAATGACGGAAAAGTTATGATCGATTCGGTTCGTCAGGTAGTTGTGTGTGCCAGTTTTCATATATGTGTGATTGGTGAAGTGGTGGGTGTCCGGGACAATATGAGGGCATTCGCAACATGATGTCTGAGGGCTGTGCCGAGGCGGTGGGTCGAAGAAGATCACTGGGAAGGAAACAATTGATTGTAGTTTTGGGCATCAACAGGCGGATCTTGGGATGCCGGTTCGGATTCTTTTGGTGTCTGGTGAGACTTTTCCCAGTGCCGCTGTGGTGTGTGTTGCATGGCTGGAGCAACTGCAGCAGCGGCAGGCGGATACCTCGCGCCGGGGCTGAAATGGGACTTCCTTGCCAGCACCCCTGACTGGgcatgggggagggggtggttatAGCGTTGTTATCTGATAAAAGGGGTTGGCTGTTGGACCTACACTAACATGGAAGGGGGTGTCAGATTAGTGGAGCCCTGCTGACGTCTTTCAGCGCGTGGGACCAGCTTGTCTCGATCTGGCTGGACGCCTGGGGGGCCTGCTTTTctggggggacgggggggaCCACTGATGGATGGATCACCTTCGCGAGAGCTGCGAGGAAGCGGGTTGTCAAAggggattttggggggaaGACTTTGCTGCACACACCAACGCAGCAAAAGCCCAGATGTGGCCAAATCGAGAATGAGCAGTCGGGTCTGGCAACACCGCTGCTGGCTCATGGATCCATtcatctccaacccaacaccattccttccccttcgtccattcccattcccatcaccatcacccccgccatcataaccaccatcgtcctccaccacatcatACCCTTGTCGCTGTCGCCGTCCAGCTCCCATCGGCGCCCAGCTTTTTGTTGATTGCCCTGTATTTTTCTCCCCTTTGGTGATTGCTTTCACCCATcaccttcttttttctcaccaaccccgagcCCACCCGGTGTTCCATCCGATCTCGTTGCGAtaccctcatcatccacgcGCCCGCATCCGCGCGCCCGCATCCGCGCGCCCGCATCTGCGCCAACACTGCCGCTGACCTCCTGTTCCCCCCCTAGCGATCTCGGAGCCGTCTCTCTAGAGCAGATTGTCAGAAGCCAGAAGAGTGCAGGTCACCCTTTTCTTTAGTTTAAACAGACTTGCCGATAGCTTCGTAATTCCTCGACGGGACGCGTGCTAGGTGGGCAAAAAAGTGTCGATGAATGCACATGAATTGTAAAAACTACACAGTAACAGAAGCACCATGGACGGGCGGGACCACTTCTCGACCGTGCTGCAACGGCCGCCTCACTTTGACGAGGACGGCAGTAATGGcaatggcggcggcagtgCAAACGAAGATCGCGGACCGCGTGGAGGGCTGCGCGACATCTTGAATCCAGTGAGCTCTGCCTCGCAACCAGCGTCAGCTCTTGGGCCGCCAGGAACCCCCGGAGCACCCACGCCTCCACGGCCGCACTCGTCCTTCAGTCTAAGATCACCAACACAAGGTGACTATCACACCCCGAACCCCTACTCTACCTCGCCTGGCAACCATCCCTCGGGCTCTCGTTCCATCCTCAGCAATCCCGTGGCAGGAGCCTCGATttcggcagcctccttcccaccaccaccacc from Podospora pseudoanserina strain CBS 124.78 chromosome 2, whole genome shotgun sequence includes the following:
- the ARB1 gene encoding ABC transporter ATP-binding protein arb1 (BUSCO:EOG092614E6; COG:S; EggNog:ENOG503NUDQ) — encoded protein: MAPSSSKEKRLAKRAAEGKEKKTVASRSKANSKTASAAASVNGDEPELDAHGNPIVSDEPATSADKMDEVKRLADQMDKHGLSDRVTTGVLASTAASKDVKITSTSLVFHGRVLIQDGTLELTMGRRYGLLGENGCGKSTLLKAIAAREYPIPEHVDIYLLNEGAPPSELGALEWVVKEAENEMDRLDKLAEKLLEEEGPESPVLMDLYEHMDKMDPSTFATRAALILTGLGFNKVTIHKKTKDMSGGWRMRVALGKALFVRPSLLLLDDPTAHLDLEACVWLEEYLKKWDRTLVLVSHSMDFLNGVCTNMIDMREKKLLYYGGNYDSYIKTRSEQETNQAKAYQKQQDEIAHIKKFIASAGTYANLVRQAKSRQKILDKMEADGFIQPVHQDRVFTFRFADVEKLPPPVLSFDDVSFSYSGDAKDDLYKHIDLGFDMDSRTALVGPNGVGKSTLLRLMTGKLSPREGVVSRHTHLKLGLYSQHSAEQLDLTKSALDFVRDKYSDRSQDYQYWRQQLGKYGLSGESQTSLIGTLSDGQRSRIVFALLAIESPNMLLLDEPTNGLDIPTIDSLADAINAYSGGVIVVSHDFRLLDKIAKQILVCENKTIKQWDGSIGDYKNYLRKKMVASGAV